A stretch of the Porifericola rhodea genome encodes the following:
- a CDS encoding Ezrin/radixin/moesin family protein, with amino-acid sequence MKYLWIVALFLFTMTAVPEVVQAQELSKKERKRLKKEQKRKLKELKKMNPADFDKMREQQEEFKRQASELQSEVTSLKNQSESKDSEIRQLKDQTRRLEKQLNEAKAALEAKPEVEQNVPLSNAYDEGLIFRVQIGAYRDKNLEQYLDTSENFNGETDEQGLQIYTLGNFRDYWEADKFKKYLRAMGVEDAWIVPYRDGTRVPIKDVLEDLRSNQSSE; translated from the coding sequence ATGAAGTATCTATGGATTGTAGCGCTTTTTCTCTTTACGATGACTGCAGTGCCTGAAGTGGTACAAGCTCAGGAGCTGTCTAAGAAAGAAAGAAAACGTCTTAAGAAAGAGCAAAAGCGCAAACTGAAAGAACTTAAGAAAATGAATCCGGCTGATTTCGATAAAATGCGAGAACAGCAGGAAGAGTTTAAAAGACAGGCCTCTGAGCTGCAAAGTGAAGTTACTTCACTTAAAAATCAGTCAGAAAGCAAAGACTCTGAAATTCGGCAGCTGAAAGATCAGACGCGTCGCCTGGAGAAGCAGCTCAATGAAGCTAAAGCTGCTCTTGAAGCAAAGCCTGAAGTAGAGCAGAATGTGCCTCTATCCAATGCCTACGACGAAGGCTTGATATTTAGAGTGCAAATTGGAGCTTACCGTGACAAAAACCTGGAGCAGTATCTGGACACCAGTGAAAATTTTAATGGTGAAACAGATGAGCAGGGACTTCAGATTTATACGCTTGGTAACTTTAGAGATTACTGGGAGGCTGACAAGTTTAAAAAGTATTTGAGAGCTATGGGCGTAGAAGATGCGTGGATTGTTCCTTACCGCGATGGTACACGTGTGCCTATCAAAGATGTGCTTGAAGATTTGCGCAGTAATCAGAGCAGCGAATAG
- a CDS encoding DUF4290 domain-containing protein, with protein MFEYNTSKSNVILKEYGRNVQKLAEHIMTIEDKDKRTRYATTLIELMRQLNPSVRENNETTQKLWDDLFIMTNFELDVDAPFPMPEVDILTKKPKRLSYNTDPVTYKHYGKNIEKLIDKAIAAETEEERKGAIIYLGKLMKGFYQTWNKENVDDAVIIKNIKEISGGKLDISTEDVKNNNLFESQKPNRSSKGRRSSGSNNRRKK; from the coding sequence ATGTTTGAATACAATACGAGTAAGTCTAACGTCATTCTGAAAGAATACGGCAGAAACGTACAAAAGCTGGCGGAACATATTATGACGATTGAAGACAAAGATAAGCGTACTCGCTATGCTACTACTTTAATAGAACTGATGCGCCAGCTTAACCCTAGCGTAAGAGAAAACAACGAGACAACCCAGAAGCTTTGGGATGACCTCTTTATCATGACGAATTTTGAGCTAGATGTAGACGCTCCCTTCCCCATGCCGGAAGTAGATATTCTTACCAAAAAACCAAAAAGGCTATCTTATAATACAGATCCTGTTACATATAAACATTATGGCAAGAATATTGAAAAGCTGATAGACAAAGCTATCGCTGCCGAAACTGAGGAGGAGCGTAAGGGAGCTATCATCTATCTGGGTAAGCTTATGAAAGGGTTTTATCAAACCTGGAATAAAGAAAATGTAGATGATGCTGTGATTATTAAAAACATCAAGGAAATATCAGGTGGTAAACTAGATATATCTACCGAAGATGTTAAAAACAATAATCTTTTTGAGTCGCAGAAGCCAAACCGCAGTTCTAAAGGCAGAAGAAGCTCCGGAAGCAACAACAGACGAAAAAAATAA
- the recJ gene encoding single-stranded-DNA-specific exonuclease RecJ, with product MEKRWVYQDSAEDEAVQKLAKEINVNPALANLLIQRGVDNFDEAKTFFRPNLKMLHDPFLMKDMEHAVNRLILAMERNEKILIYGDYDVDGTTSVALAYGFLQTIYEPIEYYIPDRYKEGYGISEEGIQYAAENDFSLIISLDCGIRAVGLINEARKKNIDFIICDHHRPGDQLPPAHAILNPKQVGCSYPFKELCGCGVGFKLLHGLCIRLKNHQKKLAEWLDLVAVAIAADIVPINGENRILSYFGLQRLNEAARPGLKALAQLAGLRNDINIENIVFGFAPRINAAGRMEHAKAAVQLLLAETDEQALKMANELNVQNTERRGYDTHMTQEALEMIEQEEKLLQAKTTVLFKNDWHKGVVGIVASRCIEKYYRPTVILTESHGKASGSARSVDGYDVYAAIEACSDLLEQFGGHKYAAGLTMPVENVPLFQQKFEETVAQSISDDQLIPLVNIDTKINLSDITPKFYNVVKQFAPFGPGNMRPIFMSDYLMVYGYPQILKEQHLKFSVRQEGSQKVYNAIGFGMAHYYEIVLEGKPFQMAYNVEENHYNGNTSLQLMIRDIKPME from the coding sequence ATGGAGAAGCGGTGGGTATATCAGGACTCAGCAGAAGATGAAGCTGTCCAGAAATTAGCAAAAGAGATCAATGTGAATCCTGCATTGGCTAATCTGCTAATACAGCGGGGAGTGGACAATTTTGATGAAGCAAAAACTTTTTTCAGGCCAAACCTGAAAATGTTGCATGATCCTTTCCTGATGAAGGATATGGAGCATGCAGTAAACAGGCTGATTTTGGCTATGGAGAGGAATGAGAAAATCCTGATCTATGGGGATTATGATGTGGATGGTACCACTTCTGTAGCATTAGCCTATGGGTTTTTGCAAACTATATATGAACCTATAGAGTATTACATTCCTGATCGCTATAAAGAAGGTTATGGTATCTCTGAAGAGGGTATACAATATGCTGCTGAAAATGATTTTTCCCTTATTATTTCGCTGGATTGTGGCATACGTGCTGTAGGCCTGATCAATGAGGCCCGGAAAAAGAATATAGATTTTATCATTTGCGATCATCACCGCCCAGGCGATCAACTGCCTCCTGCTCATGCAATTCTTAACCCTAAGCAGGTAGGTTGTAGCTATCCCTTTAAAGAGCTTTGCGGTTGTGGTGTAGGCTTCAAACTTTTGCATGGCCTGTGTATCAGGCTAAAAAACCATCAGAAAAAACTTGCTGAATGGCTAGACTTGGTGGCTGTTGCCATAGCTGCTGATATTGTGCCTATTAATGGCGAAAACAGAATTCTTAGTTATTTTGGTTTGCAGAGGCTTAATGAGGCGGCTCGTCCTGGTCTTAAAGCCCTGGCTCAGCTTGCAGGCCTACGCAATGATATCAATATCGAGAATATTGTTTTTGGTTTTGCTCCGCGTATTAATGCTGCTGGACGTATGGAGCATGCAAAAGCTGCTGTACAACTGTTGCTTGCAGAAACGGATGAGCAGGCACTTAAAATGGCTAACGAGCTTAATGTGCAGAACACCGAAAGACGCGGATACGATACCCATATGACGCAGGAAGCTCTGGAGATGATAGAGCAGGAAGAAAAACTGCTTCAGGCTAAAACTACAGTGCTTTTTAAAAATGACTGGCATAAAGGAGTTGTAGGAATTGTTGCGTCTCGTTGCATAGAAAAATACTACCGCCCTACCGTTATTCTTACAGAGTCACACGGTAAGGCGTCGGGCTCTGCTCGCTCGGTAGATGGTTACGATGTATATGCCGCTATAGAAGCCTGTTCAGATTTGCTAGAGCAATTTGGGGGGCATAAATATGCGGCGGGGCTTACCATGCCTGTAGAAAATGTGCCGCTGTTTCAGCAAAAATTTGAAGAGACAGTAGCCCAGTCAATTAGCGATGATCAGCTAATCCCTCTGGTAAACATAGATACTAAAATTAATCTATCAGATATTACGCCTAAATTCTATAACGTAGTAAAGCAATTTGCACCATTTGGGCCAGGGAATATGCGGCCTATTTTTATGAGCGACTATCTGATGGTATATGGGTACCCGCAAATATTAAAGGAGCAGCACCTGAAGTTTAGTGTTAGGCAGGAGGGTAGCCAGAAAGTGTATAATGCTATTGGCTTTGGAATGGCACATTACTATGAAATAGTGCTGGAAGGCAAGCCTTTTCAGATGGCTTATAATGTAGAAGAAAACCATTACAATGGTAATACCAGCCTTCAACTAATGATTAGGGACATCAAACCTATGGAATAA
- a CDS encoding (Fe-S)-binding protein, with translation MENVNSNTKYIDVPTMADMAAQGTEPEILFWVGCAGSFDDRYKRVTKAFVKILNEVGVKFAVLGPEESCTGDPARRAGNEFLFQMQAATNIEVLNGYNIQKIVTACPHCFNTIKNEYPELGGDYEVIHHSTFLQQLINEGRIKMQGGGTFKGKKITYHDSCFLGRANNIYEAPRQVLESLDADLVEMKRCRTKGFCCGAGGAQMFKDAEPGKKEVNIDRTEEALSTGANTIAVACPFCMTMMSDGVKNKNKEAEVQVKDLAELIAENKKL, from the coding sequence ATGGAAAACGTAAATTCAAATACCAAATACATAGATGTGCCTACTATGGCCGACATGGCTGCTCAAGGTACTGAACCAGAAATTCTTTTTTGGGTAGGCTGTGCCGGCTCTTTTGACGATCGGTACAAAAGAGTCACCAAAGCCTTTGTTAAAATACTTAATGAGGTAGGTGTAAAATTCGCAGTACTTGGGCCAGAAGAAAGCTGTACTGGAGACCCTGCCAGAAGAGCCGGCAATGAGTTTCTGTTTCAAATGCAGGCTGCTACAAATATAGAAGTACTTAATGGGTACAACATTCAGAAGATAGTTACTGCCTGCCCCCACTGTTTTAATACAATAAAAAATGAGTACCCCGAACTGGGAGGAGACTATGAGGTGATTCATCATTCTACATTTCTTCAACAACTCATAAATGAGGGGAGAATAAAAATGCAGGGGGGCGGCACGTTCAAAGGCAAGAAAATTACTTATCATGACTCCTGCTTTTTGGGCCGTGCTAACAATATTTATGAGGCCCCGCGCCAGGTATTAGAGTCTTTGGACGCAGATCTGGTAGAAATGAAGCGCTGCCGTACTAAAGGCTTCTGTTGTGGCGCGGGAGGGGCTCAAATGTTTAAAGACGCTGAGCCTGGCAAAAAAGAAGTTAATATAGATAGAACAGAAGAGGCTCTCTCTACTGGAGCCAATACTATAGCTGTGGCTTGTCCCTTCTGTATGACTATGATGAGTGATGGCGTTAAGAATAAAAACAAAGAAGCTGAAGTACAGGTAAAAGACCTGGCGGAACTCATTGCTGAAAACAAGAAACTTTAG
- the murA gene encoding UDP-N-acetylglucosamine 1-carboxyvinyltransferase, whose protein sequence is MASFKIEGGHKLQGEIIPQGAKNEALQILCAVLLTPEQVTIHKIPNIRDVMKLIDLLRSMGVEVEKAGEESYSFKAANINLDYLETPEFSKQATALRGSIMILGPLLARFGKGRIPMPGGDKIGRRRLDTHFIGLQKLGAQFQYDAANKYYSVEAKQLQGAYMLLDEASVTGTANIVMAAVMAKGKTTIYNAACEPYLQQLCAMLNRMGAKISGVGSNLLHIEGVESLGGTEHTMLPDMIEIGSFIGMAAMTNSDIVIKDARVDMLGIIPDTFRKLGINFDIEGDDIHVYDNETYEIETFIDGSIMTIADAIWPGLTPDLLSIILVVATQAKGTVLIHQKMFESRLFFVDKLLDMGAQVILCDPHRATVIGLDRKQALRGISMTSPDIRAGVALLIAAMSAEGKSTIFNVEQIDRGYQYIDKRLRALGAKIERND, encoded by the coding sequence ATGGCGAGTTTTAAGATTGAAGGAGGACACAAACTCCAGGGAGAAATTATACCACAAGGTGCCAAAAATGAAGCACTACAAATTTTATGTGCCGTCCTGCTTACTCCCGAGCAGGTAACTATTCACAAAATACCCAACATCCGCGATGTGATGAAGCTGATTGACCTGCTTCGTTCCATGGGTGTGGAGGTTGAAAAAGCCGGTGAAGAGTCTTACTCCTTCAAAGCCGCCAATATTAATCTGGATTATCTGGAAACTCCTGAGTTTTCTAAGCAGGCTACCGCACTGCGAGGCTCTATTATGATACTCGGGCCATTATTAGCACGTTTTGGCAAAGGTAGAATTCCTATGCCTGGAGGTGACAAAATTGGTCGCCGCCGGCTGGATACTCACTTCATCGGATTACAAAAGCTTGGAGCTCAATTCCAGTACGATGCTGCTAATAAGTATTATAGCGTAGAAGCCAAGCAGTTGCAAGGCGCATATATGCTGCTTGATGAGGCAAGCGTAACAGGCACTGCCAATATTGTAATGGCAGCAGTTATGGCTAAAGGCAAAACCACCATATACAATGCAGCCTGCGAACCCTATCTACAGCAACTCTGTGCCATGCTTAATCGTATGGGAGCTAAGATTTCGGGAGTAGGCTCTAACCTTTTACACATAGAAGGAGTAGAAAGCCTGGGTGGTACTGAACATACGATGTTGCCCGATATGATTGAAATTGGCAGCTTTATTGGAATGGCTGCCATGACAAATTCTGATATCGTAATTAAAGATGCCCGGGTAGATATGCTAGGCATTATCCCTGATACCTTCCGTAAGCTCGGAATCAATTTTGATATTGAGGGTGACGATATCCACGTATATGATAATGAAACTTATGAGATAGAGACTTTTATTGATGGCTCTATCATGACAATAGCTGATGCCATCTGGCCCGGCCTTACTCCTGACTTGTTGAGTATCATACTCGTAGTAGCAACACAAGCAAAAGGTACAGTTCTTATACACCAGAAAATGTTTGAAAGCCGTCTCTTCTTTGTAGATAAGCTTTTAGATATGGGCGCGCAGGTAATTTTATGTGATCCGCATCGTGCCACAGTAATTGGCCTGGACAGAAAGCAGGCATTAAGAGGCATATCTATGACTTCACCCGATATACGTGCCGGCGTAGCCTTGCTCATCGCTGCCATGTCTGCCGAAGGTAAAAGTACAATTTTTAATGTAGAGCAGATAGACAGAGGCTATCAGTATATAGACAAAAGATTAAGAGCACTTGGTGCTAAGATTGAAAGAAATGATTAG
- the fumC gene encoding class II fumarate hydratase, which produces MEYRIEKDTMGEIQVPADKYWGAQTQRSRENFKIGGSAMQMPMEIIHAFAILKKSAAETNYELGVLEKEKYEMIAKVCDEILAGAHDEQFPLVVWQTGSGTQSNMNVNEVVANRAHVLMGGELTDAKKKVHPNDDVNKSQSSNDTFPTAMHIAAYSMIVEQTLPKIEKLRNTLNEKVASFGDIVKIGRTHFMDATPLKLSHEFSGYVAQLDHAIRAIKNTLPHLSELALGGTAVGTGLNTPKGYAKLVAEKIAKYAGHPFVTAPNKFEALAAHDAVVESSGALKQLAVSLMKIGNDIRMLASGPRCGIGEILIPANEPGSSIMPGKVNPTQCEALTMVCAQVVGNDAAVSVGGMNGQFELNVFKPMMIYNLLNSARLLGDACESFNDNCAVGIEPNTEVIKKNLENSLMLVTALNTHIGYENAAKIAKKAYEEGTTLREAAISSGLLTNEQFDEWVVPENMVGSLK; this is translated from the coding sequence ATGGAATACAGAATAGAAAAAGATACGATGGGCGAGATACAAGTGCCCGCTGACAAATACTGGGGAGCGCAAACACAACGCTCAAGAGAAAACTTTAAGATTGGAGGTAGCGCTATGCAAATGCCCATGGAAATTATCCATGCTTTTGCAATACTTAAAAAGTCGGCAGCTGAAACCAATTATGAGCTTGGCGTACTGGAAAAGGAAAAGTATGAAATGATTGCCAAAGTTTGTGATGAGATTTTGGCAGGCGCACATGATGAGCAGTTTCCGCTGGTTGTATGGCAGACTGGTTCGGGTACCCAAAGCAATATGAATGTGAATGAAGTAGTAGCTAACCGAGCGCATGTGCTTATGGGTGGCGAACTTACCGATGCCAAAAAGAAAGTGCACCCCAATGACGATGTCAACAAGTCGCAATCTTCCAATGACACCTTTCCTACAGCTATGCACATTGCTGCCTATAGTATGATTGTAGAGCAAACCCTACCTAAGATAGAAAAACTAAGAAATACACTAAATGAAAAGGTGGCTTCTTTTGGTGATATTGTTAAAATAGGGCGTACTCACTTTATGGATGCAACACCTCTTAAGCTTAGCCATGAGTTTAGCGGTTATGTAGCCCAGTTGGATCATGCAATCCGTGCTATTAAAAATACTTTGCCTCACCTTTCTGAACTTGCGCTAGGGGGAACAGCCGTAGGAACAGGCCTCAATACACCTAAGGGGTATGCTAAGCTGGTAGCCGAAAAAATTGCTAAATATGCCGGACATCCTTTTGTTACAGCACCAAATAAATTTGAAGCATTAGCTGCTCATGATGCAGTAGTAGAAAGCTCAGGAGCGCTAAAACAGTTGGCTGTAAGCTTAATGAAAATAGGCAACGATATACGTATGCTGGCTTCTGGCCCTCGTTGTGGTATCGGAGAGATACTAATTCCTGCTAATGAACCGGGCTCATCTATTATGCCAGGTAAAGTGAACCCTACCCAGTGCGAAGCGCTAACCATGGTATGTGCCCAGGTAGTGGGTAATGATGCCGCAGTAAGTGTAGGTGGTATGAATGGGCAGTTTGAGCTCAACGTATTTAAGCCTATGATGATTTATAACTTGCTAAACTCAGCTCGCCTGCTGGGTGATGCCTGTGAATCTTTCAACGATAATTGCGCAGTGGGTATAGAGCCCAATACCGAAGTTATTAAGAAAAACCTGGAAAACTCTCTTATGCTGGTAACGGCCTTAAATACACACATAGGCTACGAAAACGCCGCAAAAATTGCCAAGAAAGCTTACGAAGAAGGAACAACCTTACGCGAAGCAGCAATTTCTTCCGGATTACTTACCAACGAACAGTTTGATGAATGGGTAGTGCCGGAAAATATGGTAGGAAGTTTGAAGTAA
- a CDS encoding (Fe-S)-binding protein: protein MGIIQQIAFVLVLAIAGYFLFQRITRIRKNILLGRRETHNDHSSERFKNMMLVAFGQQKMFKKIIPAFLHFLIYVGFIVINLEVLEFVLDGIFGTHRIFAPTLGSFYTIPINIFEFLAVAVIISCVAFLIRRNLLNIKRFQARELTKWPKMDANIILIVEIVLMFAILTMNAIDQILQDRPDTHYPETGTLFFSSLLIPLFEGMSTSALVMIERFAWWFHIIGILAFAVYVTYSKHLHIFMAFPNTYYARLTPKGKMDNMPAVTKEVQIMLGAQTDTGDGADEEVGRFGAKDINDLDWRDIMGAYACTECGRCTAECPANQTGKKLSPRKIMMDTRDRAEEVGFSLQKGGKGLEDGKSLLDNYIQREEINACTSCNACVEACPININPLSIIMQTRRYVAMEEAQSPASWNAMFSNIENNFAPWKFAPTDRFNWANELKRETSSNEKNAQE, encoded by the coding sequence ATTGGTATAATTCAGCAGATAGCCTTTGTTCTGGTGCTTGCCATCGCCGGTTATTTTCTCTTTCAGAGAATTACCAGAATAAGAAAGAACATCCTATTGGGCAGAAGGGAAACGCATAATGATCATTCTTCTGAAAGATTTAAAAACATGATGCTAGTGGCCTTCGGACAGCAAAAAATGTTTAAGAAGATTATCCCTGCTTTCTTGCACTTTCTAATTTATGTGGGCTTTATAGTTATCAACTTAGAAGTATTAGAGTTTGTGCTTGATGGTATCTTTGGCACTCATCGCATTTTTGCTCCAACGCTTGGCAGCTTTTATACTATTCCTATCAATATCTTTGAATTTCTGGCAGTAGCTGTTATTATTTCTTGTGTAGCATTTCTGATACGCAGGAATTTGCTAAACATCAAACGCTTTCAGGCACGAGAGCTTACGAAATGGCCAAAGATGGATGCCAACATCATTTTGATAGTGGAGATTGTTCTCATGTTCGCTATCCTGACCATGAATGCCATCGACCAGATTTTACAAGACAGACCTGATACTCATTATCCTGAAACGGGGACTTTGTTTTTCAGCTCTCTACTCATTCCCTTATTTGAAGGTATGTCAACCTCTGCTTTAGTTATGATAGAAAGGTTTGCCTGGTGGTTTCATATTATTGGAATATTAGCTTTTGCTGTTTACGTTACGTATTCTAAACACCTACATATCTTCATGGCATTTCCTAACACATATTATGCACGTTTAACTCCCAAGGGCAAGATGGATAATATGCCTGCAGTTACTAAAGAGGTACAGATCATGTTAGGAGCGCAAACTGATACTGGTGATGGTGCGGATGAAGAAGTAGGCAGGTTTGGAGCCAAAGACATTAACGATCTTGACTGGAGAGATATTATGGGAGCATATGCCTGTACAGAGTGTGGGCGATGCACCGCAGAATGCCCGGCAAATCAAACAGGAAAAAAGCTTTCGCCACGCAAAATTATGATGGATACACGTGACCGTGCGGAAGAAGTAGGCTTCAGTTTGCAAAAAGGAGGCAAAGGCCTGGAGGATGGTAAGTCCTTACTGGACAATTATATCCAAAGGGAAGAAATTAACGCATGTACATCTTGTAATGCCTGTGTTGAGGCCTGCCCTATTAACATCAACCCGCTTTCTATTATTATGCAAACCCGAAGGTACGTAGCTATGGAAGAAGCTCAGTCTCCAGCTTCGTGGAATGCTATGTTCTCTAACATTGAAAACAATTTTGCCCCCTGGAAATTTGCTCCGACAGACCGTTTTAACTGGGCCAATGAGTTAAAAAGAGAAACAAGCAGTAACGAAAAAAATGCGCAGGAGTAA
- a CDS encoding pseudouridine synthase: MKPRRKFNKAKSSLKAPEHPPKKTNADELIRLNKYVANAGVCSRREADTLISDGEIKVNGKVVTELGTKVKLNDKVVYKGKVLNPEKLVYVLLNKPKNHITTTDDPEERKTVMQLVANACEERIYPVGRLDRNTTGLLILTNDGELADKLAHPSNNVKKLYQVDIDKPITDEDFLKIQDGLKLEDGVAEVDEIGLVNETRTSLGLQIHIGRNRIVRRIFEHLGYTVERLDRVMYAGLTKKDLPRGHWRYLTPQEVQQLKR; the protein is encoded by the coding sequence ATGAAACCCAGAAGAAAATTTAATAAAGCAAAATCATCCCTAAAGGCTCCTGAGCATCCGCCTAAAAAAACTAATGCGGATGAACTTATCAGACTCAATAAGTATGTAGCCAATGCGGGCGTTTGCTCTCGGCGAGAAGCTGATACCCTAATTAGTGATGGCGAGATAAAGGTAAATGGTAAAGTGGTTACTGAACTTGGCACCAAGGTAAAGCTGAACGATAAAGTGGTATACAAGGGAAAAGTACTTAATCCAGAAAAGCTGGTGTATGTACTACTGAATAAGCCGAAGAACCATATAACTACAACTGACGATCCTGAGGAAAGAAAAACGGTGATGCAGTTAGTAGCTAATGCTTGCGAAGAACGCATCTATCCTGTAGGGCGACTAGACCGTAATACGACTGGTCTTTTAATCCTTACTAATGATGGTGAACTGGCTGACAAACTTGCGCACCCTTCTAATAATGTAAAAAAACTATATCAGGTAGATATAGACAAACCTATTACCGATGAGGATTTTTTGAAAATTCAGGATGGCTTAAAGCTAGAAGATGGTGTTGCTGAAGTAGACGAAATAGGTCTGGTAAATGAAACTCGTACCAGTCTTGGGCTTCAGATTCATATTGGAAGGAACAGAATTGTACGTAGAATTTTTGAGCACCTTGGCTATACAGTTGAGCGCCTTGATAGAGTAATGTATGCTGGCTTGACAAAAAAAGATCTACCCCGCGGACATTGGCGTTACTTAACTCCTCAAGAGGTACAGCAGCTAAAAAGATAG